In Allocoprobacillus halotolerans, a genomic segment contains:
- a CDS encoding ABC transporter transmembrane domain-containing protein: MFDKRLLKEMPNAKPYIYKQVLCQWIALLMNIAFTVLLCLLFGQLFHEQLTINHMMIIIALMIVLFIVRAYVLKKSTYYSYKGASLVKKTLRQRVFEKVLSLGNHYQDDVKTSELVQLSVEGINQLETYFSLYLPQLFYSVLAPLTLFVLTAFLYWKSALVLFICVPLIPLSIVLVQKFAKKLLAKYWNSYTTLGDSF, translated from the coding sequence ATGTTTGACAAAAGATTATTAAAAGAAATGCCAAACGCAAAACCTTATATATATAAACAGGTTCTCTGTCAATGGATAGCCTTATTAATGAATATTGCGTTTACCGTTTTATTATGTTTATTATTTGGACAATTATTTCATGAACAACTGACAATCAATCATATGATGATAATCATCGCTTTGATGATTGTATTATTTATTGTCAGAGCATATGTTTTAAAGAAATCAACTTATTATTCTTATAAAGGAGCAAGTCTTGTTAAAAAGACGCTACGTCAACGTGTTTTTGAAAAAGTTTTGAGTTTAGGAAATCATTATCAAGATGATGTCAAAACAAGTGAGCTTGTCCAATTATCCGTTGAAGGAATTAATCAGTTAGAAACCTATTTTTCATTATATTTACCACAGCTTTTTTATAGTGTTTTAGCTCCTCTCACATTATTTGTTTTGACTGCTTTTTTATATTGGAAAAGTGCTTTGGTTTTATTTATCTGTGTACCATTGATTCCTCTATCTATTGTTTTGGTACAAAAATTTGCAAAAAAATTACTAGCCAAATATTGGAACAGTTATACAACATTAGGAGATAGTTTTTAG
- a CDS encoding ABC transporter ATP-binding protein, whose protein sequence is MNILCTLLKADSGYVFINNYQLNKENLKIKESIGIVFQNHLLDDLLTVEENLMTRAALYYSSYQDIKNAVQKVMKEMEIEHYANRLYGTLSGGQKRCCDIARAIIHQPQILFLDEPTTGLDPQTRQHVWKTIMALHRKNHMTIFLTTHYMEEANHANYIVIMDEGKIVAQGSPLQLRQCYAKERLILYYQNQAFPKQIKLLPYPIEIHEDYIVIYLNHTTEAYDILKQFQKDIIDFEVIKGNIEDVFLKVTGKELKI, encoded by the coding sequence ATCAATATTTTATGTACATTATTAAAAGCCGATTCTGGTTATGTTTTTATCAATAATTATCAATTGAATAAAGAGAATCTAAAAATCAAAGAATCCATCGGTATTGTTTTTCAAAATCATTTATTAGATGATTTGTTGACCGTAGAAGAAAATCTCATGACACGAGCAGCATTATACTATTCTTCCTATCAAGATATAAAAAATGCTGTTCAAAAAGTGATGAAAGAGATGGAAATCGAACATTATGCCAATCGCTTATATGGAACATTATCCGGCGGACAGAAAAGATGTTGTGATATTGCTAGAGCTATCATCCATCAACCTCAAATCTTGTTTTTAGATGAGCCAACAACGGGATTAGATCCACAAACAAGGCAACATGTCTGGAAAACGATAATGGCATTACATAGGAAAAATCATATGACTATCTTTTTAACAACGCATTATATGGAAGAAGCCAATCATGCCAATTATATTGTGATTATGGATGAAGGCAAGATTGTTGCCCAAGGTTCACCTTTGCAACTTAGACAGTGTTATGCTAAAGAGCGTCTTATCCTCTATTATCAAAATCAAGCATTTCCAAAACAAATAAAGTTATTGCCTTATCCTATCGAAATTCATGAAGATTATATTGTTATTTATTTGAATCATACGACAGAGGCTTATGATATTTTAAAACAATTTCAAAAAGATATTATTGATTTTGAAGTGATTAAAGGAAATATAGAGGATGTTTTCTTAAAAGTCACGGGAAAGGAATTAAAAATATGA
- a CDS encoding DUF3021 family protein encodes MVVYGIGGGVFHWFEWKWIYIIEVALICMMVFVVTYIVIYYHDQYLAQKINQKIEEWNHENH; translated from the coding sequence ATGGTTGTTTATGGAATCGGTGGTGGTGTTTTTCATTGGTTTGAATGGAAGTGGATATATATTATAGAAGTAGCATTGATATGTATGATGGTATTTGTCGTCACATATATTGTGATTTATTATCATGATCAATATCTTGCTCAAAAAATTAATCAGAAGATTGAGGAATGGAATCATGAAAATCATTGA
- a CDS encoding LytTR family DNA-binding domain-containing protein: MQIICHHQELQETEVHIYHNKPLDYETKELLHYLQSFSQTTLGYDESQTYCIYLKDIYYIESVDDKTFLYTKDQFYYSKNKLYEWENQLKKTSFVRISKNTIVNIHYLKSVKSLLGGRMEITLVNQEHLIINRHYLSAFKKKFGL; encoded by the coding sequence ATGCAAATAATATGTCATCATCAAGAACTTCAAGAAACAGAAGTTCATATTTATCACAATAAACCTTTAGATTATGAAACAAAAGAACTCTTGCATTACTTACAATCATTTTCTCAAACAACATTAGGTTATGATGAATCTCAAACATATTGTATTTATTTAAAAGATATTTATTATATAGAATCAGTAGATGATAAGACATTTCTTTATACGAAAGATCAATTCTATTATTCGAAAAATAAATTATATGAATGGGAGAATCAACTTAAAAAGACATCTTTTGTAAGAATCAGTAAGAACACCATTGTCAATATTCATTATTTAAAATCTGTAAAATCGTTATTAGGTGGAAGAATGGAAATCACTTTAGTGAATCAAGAGCATTTAATTATTAATCGACATTACTTATCTGCCTTTAAAAAGAAATTTGGATTATAG
- a CDS encoding metallophosphoesterase, whose product MACLYAISDIHGRYDLLQEIVDTHVCFKKGDQLILLGDYVDGGYQGNSYQALQYIYHLQQTYPQQVIALRGNHEEWLSAFLQQRTSDLNIQIDIHFETLESFMSEEEFDAIYQQACQLYQDRFLLIQNMYEKCRQLICQRHQTLVAWLEQLPYYYETSHHIFVHAGIEIIKEQPELWKEVSDVNHYLMQFPPCMGQFYKTVIAGHVGTHQIMKQPDFHRICRFGDFIYIDSSVIQTHFLNVLQIDQQTLQYHGIIKKDNQWVAYDIVNNKF is encoded by the coding sequence ATGGCATGTCTTTATGCAATTTCAGATATTCATGGCAGATATGATTTATTGCAAGAAATTGTTGATACCCATGTTTGTTTTAAAAAAGGCGATCAACTAATTTTACTTGGAGATTATGTTGATGGTGGCTATCAAGGCAATTCTTATCAAGCTTTACAATATATTTATCATCTCCAACAAACTTATCCTCAACAAGTCATTGCTTTAAGAGGAAACCATGAAGAATGGCTGTCAGCTTTTTTGCAACAACGTACAAGTGATTTAAATATTCAAATAGATATTCATTTTGAAACTTTAGAAAGTTTTATGAGTGAAGAAGAATTTGATGCTATTTATCAACAAGCTTGTCAATTGTATCAAGACCGATTCTTGTTAATTCAAAATATGTATGAAAAGTGTCGTCAACTTATTTGTCAAAGACATCAAACCTTAGTGGCATGGTTAGAACAATTACCATATTATTATGAAACATCCCATCATATTTTTGTCCATGCTGGTATTGAAATCATCAAAGAACAACCTGAACTTTGGAAGGAGGTATCTGATGTCAATCATTATTTGATGCAATTTCCACCATGTATGGGACAATTCTATAAAACAGTCATTGCAGGGCATGTGGGAACACATCAAATCATGAAACAACCCGATTTTCATCGTATTTGTCGTTTTGGAGATTTTATTTATATTGATTCATCAGTCATTCAAACACATTTTTTAAATGTCTTGCAAATTGATCAACAAACACTTCAATATCATGGCATAATAAAAAAAGATAATCAATGGGTTGCTTATGATATTGTAAACAATAAATTTTAA
- the scpB gene encoding SMC-Scp complex subunit ScpB produces MDKNEILSVIEGMLFLSGDEGLTVKQISSILKLSKKEATQYLDELIQIENDRVIKGFELVNFGGVYKLATLSQHHEYYQRMIEQNENTLSNAALETLAIIAYNQPVTRVRIEEIRGVGCDAMIRKLAAKALIKEVGREDTPGKPILYGVTDEFMDAFSLTSLDELPELKEMKEDFDQEDIFNTKYTEE; encoded by the coding sequence ATGGATAAAAATGAAATATTAAGTGTTATTGAAGGAATGTTGTTTTTATCAGGTGATGAAGGCTTGACTGTCAAACAGATTTCTTCGATTCTCAAATTAAGTAAAAAAGAAGCTACGCAATATCTTGATGAACTGATTCAAATAGAAAATGATCGTGTCATTAAAGGTTTTGAATTGGTTAATTTTGGTGGTGTTTATAAATTGGCAACCTTATCTCAACATCATGAATATTATCAAAGAATGATAGAACAAAATGAAAATACATTATCCAATGCCGCTTTAGAAACTTTAGCTATTATTGCTTATAATCAACCGGTTACACGTGTTCGTATTGAAGAAATACGAGGAGTGGGTTGTGATGCAATGATTAGAAAATTAGCTGCCAAAGCACTAATTAAAGAAGTTGGACGAGAAGATACACCAGGAAAACCTATTTTATATGGAGTCACTGATGAATTTATGGATGCTTTTTCATTAACATCTTTAGATGAATTGCCTGAATTAAAAGAAATGAAAGAAGATTTTGATCAGGAAGATATTTTTAATACTAAATATACAGAAGAATAA
- a CDS encoding segregation/condensation protein A, with protein sequence MAYEVVLEDFQGPLDLLLHLIKEKEMDLETLEVSVITDQYLTYINQMDAYQLETMSEYLVMAAQLIEMKSKMLLPAQKVELEDDYQPDPREQLIQRLIEYKKYKDVLDEFKEKYEQRQYIHTKAPAFMDEYVIDTTDMIPDNLEVYDLIRAMQKMFQRKALHAPLESKIARVEISIDERSDQIRQYFRLHKNQKVKLEDLFEEPTKIFFVITFLSILVLVNKNELIIEQDGNFEDIYLKERV encoded by the coding sequence ATGGCATATGAAGTTGTTCTTGAAGATTTTCAAGGCCCATTAGATTTATTATTGCATTTAATTAAAGAAAAAGAAATGGATTTAGAAACATTAGAAGTTTCAGTTATTACCGATCAATATTTAACTTATATAAATCAAATGGATGCTTATCAATTAGAAACCATGTCAGAATATTTAGTTATGGCAGCACAATTGATAGAAATGAAAAGTAAAATGCTTTTACCAGCTCAAAAAGTGGAATTAGAAGATGATTATCAACCTGATCCACGTGAACAATTGATACAACGATTGATTGAATATAAAAAATATAAAGATGTTTTAGATGAATTTAAAGAAAAATATGAACAAAGACAGTATATTCATACCAAAGCACCTGCTTTTATGGATGAATATGTGATTGATACAACAGATATGATTCCAGATAATTTAGAAGTCTATGATTTAATTCGTGCGATGCAAAAAATGTTTCAAAGAAAAGCATTACATGCCCCATTAGAATCTAAAATTGCTCGTGTGGAAATATCTATTGATGAACGTAGTGATCAAATTAGACAATATTTTCGTTTACATAAAAACCAAAAAGTTAAATTAGAAGATTTATTTGAAGAACCAACGAAAATCTTTTTCGTTATTACTTTTTTATCTATTCTTGTCTTAGTGAATAAAAATGAATTAATCATTGAACAAGATGGGAATTTTGAAGATATTTATTTGAAGGAGAGAGTTTGA
- a CDS encoding transposase, whose product MRCCSNAFGYCLSLITEYTYETVITNLDRNEFPVEEIIKIYNMRWGEETSFRELKYAIGLNALHAKKRQLIQQEIYARMLLYNFCQRIVREIKVPKKDKIKYTYQINFTRSVHIIREFLRKKWKESTCRASYS is encoded by the coding sequence TTGAGATGTTGTTCTAATGCTTTTGGATATTGTCTGTCTTTAATTACCGAATATACCTACGAAACCGTCATTACCAATCTGGACAGGAATGAGTTTCCAGTGGAAGAAATCATAAAGATATACAATATGAGATGGGGCGAGGAAACCTCTTTTCGAGAACTCAAGTATGCCATTGGGCTCAATGCACTGCATGCCAAGAAAAGACAACTGATACAGCAGGAAATATATGCACGCATGCTTCTCTATAATTTCTGCCAGAGAATTGTGAGGGAAATCAAAGTACCCAAGAAGGACAAAATCAAATATACATACCAGATTAATTTTACAAGAAGCGTTCATATCATCAGAGAGTTTTTAAGAAAAAAGTGGAAAGAATCCACCTGTAGAGCATCTTATAGCTAA
- a CDS encoding IS256 family transposase, whose protein sequence is MDTTFNSKDLIKQLVKEQHFTSTTDVMNCMKEMFADVLQETLNAEMDDYLGFDKSQRRADSSQEKNYRNGSTKRTLKTQLGEVQINVPRDRNGEFESGIIGKYQRNADGLEERILSLYATGMSLNDIKDQIKQLYDVDISSELVSKITDKIMPIVTDWQNRPLDNYYPFVFMDAIHYKVREDHHIVTKASYVVLAINEEGMKEVLGIWVGASESSKYWTGVLNELKSRGVSKVSLFCVDGLTGFKEAIEAVYPTARVQRCIIHQIRNSTKFVSYKHIKEFMKNLKLVYQANTEEMALNQLSVFKEKWNKHYPSAVKSWEDNWDILSTYFDYPVEIRKVIYTTNIIEGLNRQFRKITKTKSSFPTDESLRKILYLAVEKISKKWTVRYRDWDKIMAQLRIMEE, encoded by the coding sequence ATGGACACAACTTTTAATTCTAAAGATTTAATCAAACAACTTGTTAAGGAACAACATTTTACATCAACAACAGATGTCATGAACTGTATGAAAGAGATGTTTGCTGATGTTCTTCAAGAAACACTTAATGCTGAAATGGATGATTATCTTGGTTTCGATAAATCCCAAAGAAGAGCAGATTCTTCTCAAGAGAAGAACTATCGTAATGGTTCTACTAAAAGAACTCTTAAAACTCAGCTTGGTGAAGTTCAAATTAATGTACCTAGAGATAGAAATGGCGAGTTTGAATCTGGCATTATTGGGAAATATCAAAGAAATGCTGATGGTCTTGAAGAAAGAATATTATCCCTTTATGCAACAGGTATGTCCTTGAATGATATCAAAGACCAGATTAAACAACTTTATGATGTTGATATCTCATCAGAATTGGTAAGCAAAATTACCGATAAGATTATGCCTATTGTTACTGATTGGCAAAACAGACCATTAGATAATTATTATCCATTTGTCTTTATGGATGCAATACATTATAAAGTCAGAGAAGATCATCATATCGTGACAAAAGCATCATATGTTGTTTTGGCCATTAATGAAGAAGGAATGAAGGAAGTGCTAGGTATTTGGGTTGGTGCAAGTGAATCAAGTAAATATTGGACAGGAGTTCTTAATGAACTGAAAAGTAGAGGTGTATCCAAGGTTTCACTATTCTGCGTTGATGGATTGACAGGTTTTAAAGAAGCAATAGAAGCAGTTTATCCAACAGCTAGAGTTCAAAGATGTATTATCCATCAAATTAGAAACAGCACCAAATTTGTAAGTTATAAACATATCAAAGAATTCATGAAAAATCTTAAATTGGTCTACCAGGCAAATACAGAAGAAATGGCATTGAATCAGTTATCAGTCTTCAAAGAGAAGTGGAATAAGCATTATCCATCAGCTGTAAAGAGTTGGGAAGACAATTGGGATATCTTATCAACATATTTTGATTATCCAGTGGAAATTAGAAAGGTCATCTATACAACAAATATAATAGAAGGGTTGAATAGGCAATTTAGAAAGATTACCAAAACAAAATCATCATTTCCAACCGATGAAAGTCTAAGAAAGATATTATATCTGGCAGTAGAAAAAATAAGTAAAAAGTGGACGGTAAGATATAGAGATTGGGATAAGATCATGGCACAATTAAGAATAATGGAAGAATAA
- a CDS encoding serine dehydratase subunit alpha family protein has product MEEKNYQLYIQILKEELVPAMGCTEPIALAYCASKCCDVLDDEIIKANVQVSGNIIKNVKSVVVPNTGGLKGIASSVAAGVVAGITENVLEVIANVTADQKQEMAKWLQQTPIDISPLESECALDICVELIGKHHQAKVRIAGFHTNIVYIEKDGEVLFEMGVVASSDQSLTDRSLLNIQDIYEFASQVKIEDVKDILQRQIDYNYAIACEGLSNDWGACVGQILLKTYGDDIKVKAKAYAAAGSDARMSGCEMPVIINSGSGNQGMTASLPVIVYAKELDKTSEELYRALVVSNLCTIHQKTGIGRLSAYCGAVSAGIGAGCGIAYLLGGDYETICHTMVNGLAIVSGIVCDGAKPSCAGKIAASVDAGILGYYMYKNGCEFKDGEGLVLKGVENTIRNIGKLSRDGMKETDKEIIKMMCR; this is encoded by the coding sequence ATGGAAGAAAAGAATTATCAACTTTATATTCAAATTTTAAAAGAAGAATTGGTCCCAGCAATGGGTTGTACTGAACCAATAGCGTTGGCTTATTGTGCTAGTAAATGCTGTGATGTCTTAGATGATGAAATCATCAAAGCTAATGTTCAGGTCAGTGGAAATATTATCAAGAATGTTAAAAGCGTTGTTGTGCCTAATACTGGTGGTTTAAAAGGAATTGCTTCAAGTGTGGCAGCAGGTGTTGTCGCTGGCATCACAGAAAATGTGTTAGAAGTGATTGCGAATGTGACAGCAGATCAAAAACAGGAGATGGCAAAATGGCTTCAACAGACACCTATTGATATTTCACCATTAGAAAGTGAATGTGCTTTAGATATATGTGTGGAATTGATTGGAAAACATCATCAGGCAAAAGTGCGTATTGCTGGATTTCATACGAATATTGTTTATATTGAAAAAGATGGTGAAGTCCTTTTTGAAATGGGTGTGGTAGCCTCATCAGATCAATCTTTAACAGATCGTAGTTTATTAAATATTCAAGATATTTATGAATTTGCAAGTCAGGTTAAAATTGAAGATGTTAAAGATATTTTACAAAGACAGATTGATTATAATTATGCGATTGCCTGTGAAGGATTAAGCAATGACTGGGGTGCTTGTGTAGGACAAATTTTATTGAAAACTTATGGCGATGATATAAAGGTTAAAGCCAAAGCCTATGCGGCAGCTGGTAGTGATGCAAGAATGAGTGGCTGTGAAATGCCTGTAATTATTAATTCAGGTAGTGGAAATCAAGGAATGACTGCTTCTTTACCAGTGATTGTTTACGCTAAAGAACTTGATAAAACATCGGAAGAACTTTATCGTGCTTTGGTTGTTTCTAATCTTTGTACGATTCATCAAAAAACGGGAATAGGACGTTTATCAGCTTATTGTGGAGCCGTGAGTGCCGGCATTGGAGCTGGGTGTGGTATTGCTTATTTGCTTGGTGGAGATTATGAGACTATTTGCCATACAATGGTTAATGGTTTAGCTATTGTATCAGGAATTGTCTGTGATGGAGCCAAACCTTCTTGTGCTGGTAAAATTGCAGCCAGTGTAGATGCTGGAATACTTGGTTATTATATGTATAAAAATGGTTGTGAATTTAAAGATGGTGAAGGTCTTGTTTTAAAAGGTGTTGAAAATACAATCCGTAATATTGGTAAACTATCACGTGATGGTATGAAAGAAACTGATAAAGAAATCATTAAAATGATGTGTCGTTAG
- a CDS encoding ATP-binding protein yields the protein MKISMFDDRIEISSPGSLLPDISVEEYLNGQISVFRNPIISNIFFRLNYIEKLGTGIRRINEAYHESLVKPKYRVFENSILVILPVFNSYLDLSEKENEIVKCLNKHQLLTRNQLDKMIGFHKAKTNRVLKKLLEKDMIVKNGKGKTTKYQLKK from the coding sequence GTGAAAATAAGTATGTTTGATGATAGAATTGAAATAAGTTCTCCAGGTTCTTTATTGCCTGATATTTCTGTTGAAGAATATTTGAATGGTCAAATTTCAGTATTTAGAAATCCAATCATAAGTAATATTTTCTTTAGATTAAACTATATTGAAAAATTGGGAACAGGTATAAGGAGAATAAATGAGGCATATCATGAAAGTCTAGTCAAACCAAAATACCGTGTGTTTGAAAATTCTATTTTAGTGATTCTTCCGGTTTTTAATTCTTACTTGGATTTATCAGAAAAAGAAAATGAGATTGTCAAATGCTTAAACAAACATCAATTATTAACGAGAAATCAATTAGATAAGATGATTGGTTTTCATAAAGCAAAAACAAATAGAGTTCTCAAAAAATTACTTGAAAAAGATATGATTGTTAAAAATGGAAAAGGAAAAACGACAAAGTATCAATTAAAAAAGTGA
- a CDS encoding spore germination protein, with amino-acid sequence MNDSYDLKHRILNFKGRFVHLYFLASLSNDVLISRLVEGIENKEGRDLENCLNMGDVEIVSTNDIYKIQKAVLGGNCALFDGETTYLMDTKNYPNRSIEEPETEKSVRGAKDGFNESILNNTGLIRRRIKTPELCFHLTTMGTQNPIDIAVAYLENKVNRQVLEQLLNRISQVQAQEFIMSDRAIEEVLLNQGYNPFPLVRYSERPDIVATHIQHGYIAIICDTSSSVVMLPATLFEILEHVEEHRQTPLIGTFIRLIRMAAVFLSIYLVPIFALSSSFLKWDYSFFIQILIMELSIELLRIATVHTPESLSNAMGLIAAILLGEFAIQLGFFSEDILMFCAIGTVGGFATPNYELSLTNKYIKVMMIIGIMFLNIYGFILFNLILWIGLARIKTFGVSYLYPLYPFHGKALLQFLIRKPKHN; translated from the coding sequence ATGAATGATTCTTATGATTTAAAACATCGTATTTTAAATTTTAAAGGACGATTTGTTCATCTTTATTTTTTAGCAAGTTTATCTAACGATGTTTTAATTTCTCGACTGGTAGAAGGTATTGAAAATAAAGAAGGAAGAGATTTAGAGAACTGTTTAAATATGGGGGATGTGGAGATTGTTTCGACCAATGATATATATAAGATACAAAAAGCAGTTTTAGGTGGCAATTGTGCTTTGTTTGATGGTGAAACAACATATCTCATGGATACAAAGAATTATCCAAATCGTTCGATTGAAGAACCAGAAACAGAAAAAAGTGTACGTGGTGCTAAAGATGGTTTTAATGAATCTATTCTAAATAACACTGGATTGATTCGTCGTCGTATTAAAACACCTGAATTATGTTTTCATCTCACAACAATGGGAACACAAAATCCCATTGATATTGCAGTGGCTTATTTAGAAAATAAAGTCAATAGACAAGTTTTAGAGCAACTGCTTAATCGCATTTCACAAGTACAGGCTCAAGAATTTATTATGAGTGATCGTGCAATAGAAGAAGTTTTATTGAATCAAGGCTATAATCCTTTTCCCTTAGTGCGTTATAGTGAAAGACCAGATATTGTTGCAACGCATATTCAACATGGCTATATTGCGATTATTTGTGATACATCATCATCTGTGGTGATGTTGCCAGCAACACTTTTTGAAATCTTAGAACATGTTGAAGAACATCGTCAAACCCCGTTGATTGGAACGTTTATTCGTTTGATTCGTATGGCTGCAGTCTTTTTATCAATCTATCTTGTTCCCATTTTTGCTTTAAGTTCATCCTTTTTAAAGTGGGATTACTCCTTTTTTATACAAATTTTGATTATGGAATTATCCATTGAATTATTACGTATTGCGACGGTTCATACACCTGAATCATTATCCAATGCAATGGGTTTGATTGCAGCTATCTTATTAGGTGAATTTGCTATTCAATTGGGTTTTTTCTCAGAAGATATTCTCATGTTTTGTGCGATTGGAACAGTTGGTGGCTTTGCGACACCTAATTATGAATTATCTCTTACAAATAAATATATTAAAGTCATGATGATTATCGGTATTATGTTTTTAAACATTTATGGATTTATTCTTTTTAATTTGATTTTATGGATAGGATTAGCACGTATTAAAACTTTTGGAGTATCTTATTTGTATCCTTTATATCCTTTTCACGGCAAAGCTTTATTACAATTTTTAATTCGAAAACCAAAACACAATTAA
- the spoVAE gene encoding stage V sporulation protein AE: MNYIMAFFFSGLVCLIAQLIYDHSRLTPGHITSLFVVLGSFLDLFHIYDRLVEIFHAGALIPITSFGHSLMHGAMAATKEYGIFGIAMGMFDLTAAGISAAILFAFLVAIIFKPKS, translated from the coding sequence ATGAATTATATCATGGCTTTTTTCTTTAGTGGTTTGGTATGTCTGATTGCTCAATTGATTTATGATCATAGTCGTCTGACCCCAGGACATATTACAAGTTTATTTGTTGTTTTAGGTTCGTTTTTAGATCTTTTCCATATTTATGATCGTCTTGTTGAAATTTTTCATGCTGGAGCTTTAATACCGATTACCAGTTTTGGACATTCTTTAATGCATGGCGCAATGGCAGCAACCAAAGAGTATGGTATTTTTGGAATTGCGATGGGGATGTTCGATTTAACAGCCGCTGGTATTAGTGCAGCCATTCTTTTTGCTTTTCTTGTTGCGATTATATTTAAGCCAAAATCATGA
- the spoVAC gene encoding stage V sporulation protein AC, translating to MDRKEYDQLAETLKPTGHKMKNAFFAFLYGGVIGVLAQGVLEFFMRFYDIDQKEATPMMIITLVFVSCLLTGLGLYDKLAQKAGAGTFIPITGFANSMTSSALDSQSEGLIMGIGSNMFKLGGTVITYGIVSSALLGVIRYVITLFG from the coding sequence ATGGATCGTAAAGAATATGATCAGTTAGCTGAAACATTAAAACCAACTGGACATAAAATGAAAAATGCTTTTTTTGCTTTTTTATATGGTGGTGTGATAGGTGTTTTGGCACAGGGTGTTTTAGAGTTCTTTATGCGTTTTTATGATATTGATCAAAAAGAGGCGACACCAATGATGATTATTACATTAGTTTTTGTGAGTTGTTTATTGACCGGATTGGGTCTTTATGACAAATTGGCACAAAAAGCAGGGGCAGGTACTTTTATTCCCATTACTGGTTTTGCAAATAGTATGACATCAAGTGCCTTGGATAGTCAAAGTGAAGGTTTGATTATGGGAATTGGCAGCAATATGTTTAAATTAGGAGGAACTGTTATTACTTATGGGATTGTCAGTTCTGCCTTGCTGGGAGTGATTCGTTATGTCATTACGCTTTTTGGGTAA